The Arvicanthis niloticus isolate mArvNil1 chromosome 19, mArvNil1.pat.X, whole genome shotgun sequence sequence TGCCACAGAGCGGTAGTGTATAGGCGAGACTTTGAGAGACATCTTTCAGAGCACAGTCATGGTGTTGCAGTTCTCACCAGGTAACTGCATCCTGTCCTTGGCTGGTCAGTCCTTACCAGGAGCCGAATGAGCAGTGGAGCCTGTGGTAAGGGAATGGACAGAGTGCCTCATAGACAGTCGTGTTTGGAATGACTACATGTAACACCAAAGCTGTTGTACATCTTCTACTGCCTGATTGttttcatgtgtctgtgtttgtaatATTGTACAGTATGTTGTGCTAGAtgaggaaattatttttaattttgataatttaATATTCCTAGTGATCAGCATTGGGAGTTGGGATTTTTGTGCTTGTTAGGGGCATGTCTATACTTAGaaagataaacacaaatgaaGATTTTTATTAGCCTCCATCCCCATCCATATAGCTCCTTCTTTTTGTCAGCAGTAGCCAAAAGTGTCATGCCAGATGAGAAATCTAAGGGGATAACATCACCAACAATACCAGTTGTGACAGGTTGAGGCCCTAGGCCTTGGTGTGAGGCTGACTACATCAGGGAAGATGAGTAGACTACCCTGCTGAGCTGGCAGCACAGTGCAGCTGAAGCTCAGTGAAGATACCCGGAGATCCCTGTTCTTAAAGCATGTTGTTTACAATACACTACAAATAAAACCAAGTTTTATTTGTTGGAAAGGAAGCAGACTGAGTTGGCCTTCACCATAGGAAAGAGTTGCCCTGAGAAATACAGACTTTTAGAGAATGTAATATTCAGAGGCTGGCTCCCCTCGCCCTGGCTTCCTGTCTAAAGTTTAAACGATAGATAAGGATGGTTGTGCATCATCCAAGTGTTTGATGGCAAAGGTGTGTTATAAGGACAGTGCTAGAAGCTTTCATAGACTGTAGAGAGTTCCATGGAGTATTAAACTCACAGTTGGAAAGGTCTGAGGGCCCGCCCCCCCACCTCCAAatacaaagccaaacaaaagatTAAGAGCaatgctttctggttttgttcgttttttttattttgtctttttgtcaTTCTTAAATTCACTAAGTGATAAGcaaatactttgttttaaatcagcattatatttaaaaaacaaaaacagtgcttGCCATGGATCCAGTGTTAACACGTCATTTTGTAACATCCTTTCTCTGGTGTGTAAAGTAAGGTTCTTCCAGTGAACCTACCTTCACTCTCCTTCCATAAagaattagcattttaaaatgcaGTGCCACCTGTCAATGGGACTATGTCTATCAAATACAATCTTTTGAGGGAAAAGATGCTGGTGTATTGGGCATACCACATTcaggtttcatttttaatttttaaagaacttatGAATCTACCACGAAACATTAAACATTCTTAATCATCTGGAGTTTTAAGAAAACCTTgttgttttgctgaaaacaaacACAGTATAGATTACCAAAGTTTGCCCCCATTTTACTGGCTGGGGACTGTGCTCTCTTACTGAGGAATTCCTCCTGGGTTTACAGTTGGGCTTTGTCCAGTGGTTTTCAGTAAGATAATATCCTCATGAGGATTTATTGTGTATAACATTTGCTAGGGTGACATACACGTTTTATTCAACAATATCATAAGCATTTAAAACTCTCAGTTCAACAGGTGTTCCTGTTTGCTGCCTGTCTTTTCAGGAAATTTAGATAAAGAGTTGTGCATCATTTTGAATTGGGCTAACACCCAGTCTTCAAAGAAGTTTACTAGGAAAGACCTTTGTGCTTTATTATTGATAATTTGAAGACAAATCACCACTTGGGATTAGTTTTACATGACCAGTTATCAAATGGTCACTTTCAAATGTATAGCTGTTCATTATTAACAAATTATGGTTTGATTTTTAAACGGCAAAGGACTAATAGTTTAgatgaaaactgaagaaaatgccaATGTAAAATTTGTGTGTAGCTAGCCTTAAAGTTCCATGTTGATAGTTGTGGTCCCAGGCCCCACTCTCGTTCTCTGGGGGGTAGGGGAAAGAAATAGGACATGTATTGAACAGTAATTTTTGTTTCAACATTCAGTATGGCTGTTACTACTGTGAATTCTCAGTCTCTCCCCTCAAGGGCCAGAGTGACTGTCCTCTGATGAGTTTATCAGATGCATAGCTTCTGTGTCGCACAAATGTCCATTAAAGTATATCCCTAAATTTAGCTTAGCCGATGAATTTTTAAGACAAACACAAGATACGCATTGGACATTTTACCCTGTTGTATTTGCAGACACAGGAGCCAGTGCCATCATACAGGAACTCGGCACTTGTCACGGTGCTCCAAATTCGCTCCTTTGTCTCCTCTCCGGGATGGAGAGTACCAGGCTAGTTAGGATGCCTCATTTTACATCGTGATGTTCAAAGTTCTTGTTTAAAACAATCCTCTAGGGTCGTAATCAAGGGGAGAGATGGAAACATAGTACCACTGAAGTGTTACTAAAGACCTGGCCTGTGAAGGGTCTTTAAATCCTTTGCTTAAACTGCCCTATAGCCACGCACTTAATTTGCCCTGTCAATCAGATGTTTTGTTTCAGCTTATTGCTGTTGTGTCAAACATTTAAACAGCTGTCATGAGTAAGGGCTTCTTGAGATACTCTCCAGTAATAATAGCTTTggcattaatataaaaataagacagtatacatgtatgtctccattcctgtctgtctgtatgaGTGCCTCATTTTGTAATCATGACAGTCCTATAGAACCTTAGATGGAAACGAATGACTAAGGCCTAGGGGTGTCTGTTGTAGGAGTGAACTAGAACACTTAGTGATGTGGGATGTCAGTTTTCTATTACAGTAAATACCTGTACCcagattaattttatgtgtatatatccaAAAATGCCCCCTTTTTTATGTGGTCATTTGTTGCCTTCTGAGTTAAGAGAACAGAATTGAATAAAGTGAATGTTAGTTGTAGCCTCGTTTTCTTTTTGGTTGTGTGTTTCTACTTTGATATAAGATTGCTTTTAATTTCTGAAAGTATGAGGCTAGTACTATGGTACATGTGTGTAGCCCAGCTAGCTGGGaaacaggcaggaggattgctagagTCTAGAAATTCATGGCTAGCCTGGGTGACAGAAAGGCACCACCCCAAAAGAATATCTAGGTGTTTGTAattgaaagaaaaacagttaTCTAAAGCTTCCTGGTCCTATTGTGTACTTTGACAGAGGGTAGGAAGTGTAACCGCGGAGCGCACATCTGTCCCTGCTCACGCACTTGAGAGCATTTTTACTAGAAGGCATGAAGCCTCTCTGCTTGGGCCACGGGGTGACACTGCCCACTTCCTATTTCGCCATGCCGTGAGCCATCACTTTGGGATGGAGCCTGATAAAAGACACATCAGAAACCATTTTATATCACTCACTGCCTACATGTCTAAGAAGGAAAAGGGTTGCATGAGCTTTTCTCCTTTATGAGCATGAGATCTTTTGGTTTTAGGGGCCATTTCTAGGTTTTATGTTTCTAAGTTCAAGTTTTTCAAAAGCTTTCAACATTTTTCTCATCTCCACCCAATTAAATACATTGTTGTTTAATGTAGGAGTGGTGAAAAATGCTCTTTGAACCACAGGCATCTTCAATCTGTGAAGTTCAAAGTCCCCACCAAAGGAAATCAATACTCAGAAATGGTTATCTCCTAATCTACTCATTGGAAACAGTGATTAGGACAGTTGATGTGTCGAGTGACTGAAGATGTCTGCCTCCAAGGACAAGTGGAAAACAGGTAGTAACCaaaagatgggagagagagagaagtcagccGCCTGAGCCAGCACACAGGACGGGAAGACCGCTGAGACCTAGCTGCTGCCTCAGTGGGACCTATCTATAGGTCTGCATACAAACACCCCTAATCCTCCATCAGTCTCCTGCTGCACACCTTTAAAACCACAGGCAAAGGCACAGGCCCCTCTGCATCAGTCTAGCAGTTTAGccattggggtttttttgttttgtttttaatcttctttgCTTATATAACAGTGCCTAAGTTTCTGCTCGTTCCTTTATGCTTTAGGATGACATACTTAGAGGAGGAAGGTGCTTCTTGCTCAGGAACCACACCTATTGTTCCTTGCTTAGAAGGCCGTTTCCTTGCCACGGCGCATGGATGCTGAAAAAATGTGCAGTATTTGGACTGATCACAATGAAAAGCAAACATTCATACTACAGACACGGACAAATGAGCCAACTCTAAAACCCCAAGTGGTAACttctgttgggaaaaaaaaatcagttcaatGTGGGCTAGGCACAGATCCTTTTAGATATAACAGCAAAATACaattcatttaagaaaataaaagttaaattgtCACAATTTATACCTAAAAGacttttttaagaataaaaagaacagaCACCTGCACACCCACATCGTCTTAACAATCGTTTCAGCTTCACCTGTCATGTGCCTAAgttttgggtggtggtggttgtgtaGGTGGGGACAGACCTGTTGCTTCTTGaaatgttgcccaggctggtctccaattcCCAGCTCAAATGAACCCCAACCTGAGTCTCAGTCCCCACATCAGCTTTCAACGTTGTGGGTTTTACCTgattgtgttgtttttctttgaatgGAGACCGTGATAGAGGTTTCAATAAAAGTTAACCTACCAAGCTACATAATGGACGTTATTATTTACTCCTTATACCTAATTTTCCCCACTTAGGATAAATTATATTGCTAAGTCGCCAGAAAATCCTGTAGTCCCCAGTATATGCGCATTTCTGTCAGCAGTGTCTGAGAGTCCTTGTTTTCCCATTCTATCaactaaaatgttttgttttatttttatttatttatttttgttattactgttgttgCCAACGCTGCTTTGGTTTGGAAATGTATATTCATTGGGTGTGTGGACCAAATGGAGTCACAGATGGGGACGTCAAGCCTAGACTCTGGTCTCATCAGAAGACAGTTAGTGACCTCCTGGGGCCCGGATTAGGATTAGCTCAGCCTTGCCTTTTAGGAAAACAAGCTGTTTTGCGGCGCTCTCTGCTCTGTGGTGACTCTGGTCACAGCGGCCAGGGACCGGACGCCCGCCTCTTGCTCCCTGAGGCTGTGCGCCTGCGCAGCTCGGGTTGCCTGGAAACCGCACGCCACAATCGCACGCTCTACGTGCGGTGGGCggttgggcctcagtttccaggAGGGGGCGGAGCAGTCGGTTAGAAGCGGAGCCCGCCGAGTCCCTCCCGGCCGCCCGCTGCGCTGACCTGCCTCTCGTCCCTGGCCGCCGCAGTCTGCCCAGAGCGATGCCGCTGCCCGACACCATGTTCTGCGCGCAGCAGATCCACATCCCCCCGGAGCTGCCGGACATCCTCAAGCAGTTCACCAAGGCTGCCATCCGTACGCAGCCGGCGGACGTGCTGCAGTGGTCGGCGGGGTAAGGCCGGCCTGGGTGCTGTTACCGAGTACAGTAGACTAACAGCTTGCACACCAACCGCGGGGCAAAAAGTGGCTCcgctgagtttaaaaaaaaaaaaaaaaaaagttacagggATATTATAAATGAAACTGCCCAGAACAACTGACTtatgctccccccaccccacatcgAGGCTGAGGTATATGAAGGCTGCCACCCAGCACAGCTCACACCTAGCGAACCTTCACACTCTAGAAACGAGAACACGAACCCTTTCAAGGGCCTGACCATTAATTATAACCTTACCACTCATTCTTTCGGTTTTACAGGTGAACTCTGCCACTTTTTAATCACGAGAATATTTTTTGCTAACTTTCTCTGAACTATGTAGCTAAGGTGGTTTCGTTTCTTTTGGCTGTTTTAACAACTCGACTTACTTTAAAGTGACAGCTCTGGAGATAAAAGTCCCAAATCATCTGAAGCAGCCAACAGGCATTTGGGGTAGCCACTTCCATATCAGATTCAGCTGTTGGAACTGCACCGCCCTGCTACAAACCATGGGTTCTTTTCTGCCTTCCTCCCCCTGAGGATTCCTATGATACATTTAGGAGCGATACAGTCTGCTCAGGTTATCTTATCTAAAATCCTTAATTGTGCAATGACACGTGCCATGTCCAAGGGATAGGACCTGAGTGTCTTATTTAGCTCCGTCAGGATCACCTGTGAACCCAGAACTaccctttctttgttctctcaatGTCCCCTATACGATATTACGTTCAAGCCTTAGAGAAGGGCTAGCTTTTTTGAAAGTTTATTTGCTCCCCATGACTCTGCCTCCACTGGGCACATTTGGTAATAGTTTAAGTAATAGTTAAgatagtttttagtttttttgaggcCTTACTAGAGAATCCCATGATTCATTTGATTGGTGATGAGGAACAGCTATGAATAGGTGTGAATCTGCCAAGTCTCAGTACTGCAAGGGGGCCTGGACCTTTAGGTCCTCAgttctgcatctgtttctctcATGGCTGTCGGCACCACCCCTTAGATCGTTGTTAAAACCACAGAGAGGAGCACAGGTCTTAGTAGGTATAGGCGGAGTTGACCCTAAGGGGTGAAGAGAGGGGGCTGCCTTTGATGTACTCATTCTCCGCCTTCCACATCCACCTATGTTAGCAGGTTTAGATGGTTTCCAGTGACTCATATAGTACCCGTCGCTCTGACACTTCGTGGTCATTCTCCTAGTTACAAGTTCTCCTAGTTACAAGTTCTTTGGTTAAGGACTGTGGCTCATGACCCTGTCTGGCACAAGGCCTCCTGATGGCCAAACCTGATAGGAATCCACTCGAGATGCTGCCCGGAGCCATTTCTGTGCCTTGTTGGCCTCCAACCTAAGCATTTTCATTGTCCTAGAAGGGAAGGGTTGAGGAGGTACCAGGCAGGATGGGGAAAGATGGGAAGTGGTGGCCTTTGCATGCCTACGCCACCTCCAGGTGCCTGTGTAGAGGTGTCTAATGCCAGTTACCTCAGAAAGCAGCTGTTGAGAAAGGAATAGCCTGGGCtgtggggtgctggagagatgtgtCACCATAAGCAGTATCTGCTCGCTTTCCCAACGCACCTGAATTGagctcctagcacccatgtcacaCAACTCACAACCAACCgtggctccagctccagggcaagGACATCTGCACTCACACGCACCTACCCACACgagtgtgcgtatgtgtgtatgcgaGCACATAGATAACCAacgtttaaaaataatttaaaaaaaaaaacacgaagaAACACAGCATCAGACACTGCTTCCTTTGTCCACATTTGCAAAGCTCTTGGAGGAAGGGAGCATGAGACCAGCAAGGGAGAGGAACACAGGTCACTGAGCGTCCCCTGCCTCCCACACAAGCTGTCTGTCACCTGGTGCTTCCAGGACCCTCAGATAGCAATCAGCATGTCTGTCTGCTTTGCAGACAGAGAAACCAGAGTGAAGTTCAAGGGGGTTGCTCAGCCAAGGTGCCGGGACTCCAGTGTGGTCACCTGGCCTTGGGAGCTCCCACCACATCCGCTGGGGTGTCAGGCACCTCATGCCTTGGGTGTTGCCTGTGTGTCAGTGCTCTTCAGTGATGACTCTCATTCCAGGTATTTTTCAGCCCTGTCCAGAGGAGACCCACTTCCTGTAAAGGACAGAATTGAAATGCCTGTGGCTACACAGAAGACTGACACAGGCCTGACCCAGGGACTCCTGAAAGTCCTGCACAAGCAGGTGGGTGAGCCTCTTAACCCAAGCTGTGACTCTTGAAACATTGGCATGCCTACCCTCTGTCCCCAGGCCTGTCCTGCCACGTCTAAATCTGACTTTGTTTCCTGGAAAGAACTCCAAGAGCTAGCTTCTCGTGTctagattttacttttattttgtgaatatatgttggagacgtgtgtgtgtgtgtgtgtgtgtgtgtgtgtgtgtgtgtgtgtaaaccagaGTTCAAGAAACCACCACaaatttgtttcatgtttttatgAGAGACAAAAACTTGCTATATAGTCCCAGATATCCTCAAACTTGAGGGGGCCTTCCTAATTCAGCAACCTGAGTGGTGGGGCTAGAGGTGGGCGTTCTGCTCTAGTTTTGAAGTTAGTTTTGTACTGGGAAATATTCTGGACAGTAGGGACTGTGTGCTGCTCAGCTGCATGCTCATTTCAGGAGGCCAGGGTGGGGCATCTTTGCTTCGTtgacccctccccttctctcccctcctttcctctccccttcacTCACCCTTCCCTTTAAGTGCTCCCTTACTttcgtgtgtgagtgtgtgtgtgtttgtgctcaaTTTCCTGTACATCTGTATGCACAAGTGTATAGTGTGTGGTTTTTGCCAGATATCTTTCTGATTtattctccacttttttttttttttttttttttttttttttggttagtgtCTCTCACTAAGCCTAGTACAAGTGTTTCTGCTCAAATAGAAGGGTATCCTGGGACTCGGAAGCCCAGGAACCATGCAACATTGAGGTGGGACAGTGTCCCAAGtgaagtgcatcctgagacacagggacTCAggaccacacagctctgagaggaagcctcctcagcagaggctcccagctcccaggaggGGTGTCCCCTGCTGAGCTGACTTGCTGATTTTCCTGCTCAGGGATTGTTGGGGTTTTTCCACCCCCTTTTCCCTGCATCAGGCCCATAGATCAGGGTGGAAAGTCCTTCTCATCTGAAGCTGGCTTTTGTTGAAGTGCCATCTCTGTGGGGCTGCTGGAGGGTGGCTGGAGAGGAGGTGCTGCCACAGAGGATAGCTTCTGAGGGACAGCTCCCCCAGTGATGTTTCACTAagactgaggctgaggcaggaaagaaggtGTCACCACTTGGTGCAGTCACTGTGGACAGCTCTTCAGTGGTAGCTCCTGCTGTGGTGGGAAAGGTGATGAACCCTCAATTCCTGAGCTCCCCAAGCTCTGGACTTGAAATCCCATCAAtcctcactctggaaatctgCAGCTCCTGTGACAGCTGCAGGCTGAGGAGATGTGGTGGTGCTGCCATTTTTGACAGGAGCCACCATTTTCGACAGCTTTTACAGGGCCATCTTGCCATAGGCAGCTGTGACACTGAGGGACTACACCTAGAGCACAATGTTTAGGCCAGCAAACCCCAAGGACTGGACCtcaaattttaaagtatatgctaccacacccagctcttagGTGGGTGTCTGAATAGCAAACACTTTCTCCATTGGACCATCCTCTAGcctcttctcttttaaaatgttgctAACGTCCATGTAGCCGTTCCTTCCTGCCACACCCTTCCCttgtctcccttcccctttccttacCAGGGTGGACACAATCCACAGTCACAATTACAATCCACAGTCACTCCGTACAGTCCACAGTCACACTGTACAGTCCGCAGTCACACAGTACAGTCCACAGTCACATAGTACAGCACGCAGTTACACTGTACAGTCCGCAGTGTCACAGTACAGTCCACAGTCACACAGTACAGTCCACAGTCACTCCATACAGTCCGCAGTCACACTGTACAGTCCACAGTCACACAGTACAGTACGCAGTCACACAGTACAGTTCACAGTCACATAGTACAGCACGCAGTCACACTGTACAGTCCGCAGTGTCACAGTACAGTCCACAGTCACACAGTACAGTCCGTAGTGTCACAGTACAGTCCACAGTCACACAGTACAGTCCGCAGTGTCACAGTACAGTTCACAGTCACACAGTACAGTCCGCAGTGTCACAGTACAGTCCGCAGTGTCACAGTACAGTCCACAGTCACACAGTACAGTCCGCAGTCACACAGTACAGTCCACAGTCACACAGTACAGTCCGCAGTCACAGGTATAGTCCACAGTCACACAGTACAGTCCACAGTCACACAGTACAGTACGCAGTCACACTGTACAGTCCACAGTCACACAGTACAGTCCACAGTCACACTGTGCAGTGCACAGTCACACAGTACAGTACGCAGTCACACTGTACAGTCCACAGTCACACAGTAAAGTCCACAGTCACACAGTATAGTCCGCAGTCACACTGTACAgtccacagtcacacacacatgataaTTACTAGTTGTAAGTCTTCAGAAGCATCTTTCTGGTTTCATGGTATTTCCACATACACTGAGTGTGTCGTATTGTGTTTTCTAAACAGTGTAGTCACAAACAATATGTGGATTTACCAGACCTTGAGAAGAAGTGGAAAAATTTGTGCCTGCCAGTAGAAAAGTTTAGAGCGATCCTGGATCTGGATCCGTGTGAAGACAAAATGGAGTGGATCAAATTTTTAGCACTTGGATGCAGCTCCCTGGGTGGGGTATGTACCTACAAATAGCATCTTAATATTGTTATTTCATGATCTGTGTGATTCTATGTCAGACTGGGTTTCAGTAGCTGCAGAAAACGTCATCTTACTAACTAATGTCGTTTTCCCAGACTTCGGTTATGTGATTAAAAAACGCAGTTCCAGCGATTTAAGAGTGGAGGAGCCATGTGGATACACTTGGATATATTTAGGTTTTCAAATGGGATTTACCAATGAGTTCTTTTATTGAACAATGTAATTTTGAAAGCTGTGGGAAGAGACATAAAATTCCATTGCATTTGACTTATAATCCAGTATTAATAGCTAGTAAATACGATGTAACATTGCTGTCATTACAATATAACTCCCAACAATGTAGGAATAGATAGCGGGATGGTTGGTTGGATGGCCTTTGTGAGCCTGCGATTTAGGCATGGGGTGGGTGAAGGCTGCAGTGGGAGGATGTGGGCGGAGCTTCCTAGGGAGGCTGGAGTCAATGATCTTGTGGttaagggaagggaagagatacTTGGTGTTTGTGAAGAAAGGGGTCTCAAAAGGAGAAGCAGCCTTTTGTTTCCTGTCtggatacatattttatattgcttCTTCAATCTTTATGGGTCTGACCATCTAACTGTACATAACTCATCGTCCTTCACGTTCTATTCTTTGACAGTAGGGTGCTGCATCCCCTGTTACCCCTCAATGAAGAACTGTCTCTAACTCAGGGCCTCGGGAAGGGCAGTGaatacccttaaccactgagcgagCGCCTGTCCCTTCCTCCCCTAATGTCTATCTGTGTGCAAGTTTCTTTTCACTTTGTGAAGAGTTACTCTGCATCCAACGGCACAGAGATGTTGACAGTAAAATTCCAGCTGCCCGCGTCCTCTCCTGCGccatcctgcctgcctgccatctatctctctgctttctctggtccTTTGCCTTAAATTTCCCAAATGCCCTAGGAAACACACCATCAGAGCTGGTTTTCCCTTTATGATGGGACAGCTAGACAGGTGTCTCCTGGAATTCATTCCTAGTGGCGTTGTGGGTGCCTTTGTCTGCTGTAGTTTATGCGTGATGTCCTTGGTTGGCCAAGTGAAGTGAATGAATCCACTGCAGCTTGGGCTTCAGCGGAGGGGAAACTCTGTCCCTTCAGAGAAGGCAGGTGTCCAACTGGTAACCACATGCCCAGCAATGGCTGGTTATGTGGTTTCTGGTCAGCTTTGGGCTCATTGTGCTGAGGCCCAGACACTGACAAGTGTTCTCAGAGGGGCTGTGCTGCCCAGTGGAGTGTTCCTTGGAACGACAAGGTAACTATGATTATTAGAGAAACTGTCGGTGTGCTCATCAGGACCTCTGAAGTTAACATTAAATTAGCATAGAATTAATATCTAACATTCGGGGTTCGTGTTGACAGTCTATGCCTCTTAAAAATAGGTGTAAAGATTTGTTCCTACCAAGAAAGAACAGGATAATTTATGATTTTGGCTTTATCTAAGTGATAAAAACAAGTCCAAGCCATGTAGCAGCAAGCAACACTAGGTGGCGCTGTTTTGTAAAGGAAGGCACTTCATCTGCCAGGATTACATCAAAACTGGGGTCCTGGTTATTCTATGCTACTTTGCTGTTAGAAAGTAAATTTACACCAAAAAGCACACTGGTCACAGAGGGGTTCTTCCTGTCCCCTAGCCCAACTCTTCTTTGGCATTAACCGTGTTGCTTGCCTTCTATTGTCTTAGGTGCCCAATATCACACAGGCTCTAGACTGAGGGTCAGGGTCTGCTGAGAGTGCTGAGCCTGTCCTCCCACTGGACCATATGGGGTCTGTTCTTCCCCACTCTCTACTCCTCAGTGTGTGGAGAGTGA is a genomic window containing:
- the Ropn1l gene encoding ropporin-1-like protein, whose amino-acid sequence is MPLPDTMFCAQQIHIPPELPDILKQFTKAAIRTQPADVLQWSAGYFSALSRGDPLPVKDRIEMPVATQKTDTGLTQGLLKVLHKQCSHKQYVDLPDLEKKWKNLCLPVEKFRAILDLDPCEDKMEWIKFLALGCSSLGGSLNTAMKNVCEILTSDPEGGPARIPFDTFAYVYQYLSALDPELPASETENYLANLRDKSESRKNGMIGLSDFFVGKKSI